One genomic segment of Verrucomicrobiota bacterium includes these proteins:
- a CDS encoding alpha-galactosidase: MNCLKKLPLFVATFCLIFCLSIVGFAGDQMLRVDFKRGQYFDEPFFSFTYAGKSSDELLRQWKQERSSRKLDDQRTERRIVWTDPATGLQVRCVGIEYQDFQAIEWTVYFKNTGKQNTPIIQDVHGLDLSFQRSPGGEFVLHGTKGDWCATDSFEPFHQTLEAKTTKRFAPFGGRPTNAAFPYYNLQMPGGGVFLAIGWPGQWAGSFVRDAERGLHITAGQELTHLSLKPGEEIRSPLIAMLFWQGTDTVTAQNLWRRWMFAHNLPRTADGKLPPTQIVACSSHQFKEMTQANEENQKLFVDRYLEEGMKLDYWWMDAGWYPCGGEWVNTGTWEPDAARFPKGLRAVSDHARAKGIKTIVWFEPERVGDANSWIGKNHPEWLLSKKAKTPAAPQGGAFGSGPGSLLNLGNPEALSWLINHVDRTLREQGIDFYRQDFNMDPLPFWLGADSADRQGMTENLYVQGYLAYWDGLRQRHPNLRIDSCASGGRRDDLETLRRAVPLIRSDFLFEPTSQQNHHFAFASWIPYHGAGYVVGHSAIGQNGQADVDAYGFRANMSPSLTLCYDMRKKDLNYKLARRLFAQLKQIGPNYLGDFYPLTPYNLANDVWLAWQYDRPEVGEGVVQAFRRPDSNFEAGRFKLCGLDSAARYTVTDLDRPDEVQTLTGEELMKRGLLVTIRERPGALVITYKQVK; encoded by the coding sequence ATGAACTGCCTAAAAAAGCTCCCGCTCTTCGTCGCAACGTTTTGTCTGATTTTCTGCTTGAGCATCGTCGGGTTCGCCGGTGATCAGATGCTCAGGGTTGATTTCAAACGCGGCCAGTATTTTGATGAACCGTTCTTCTCTTTCACTTACGCCGGCAAATCCTCAGATGAGCTGCTGCGGCAGTGGAAACAGGAGCGTTCTTCGCGCAAGCTCGACGACCAACGCACGGAGCGACGCATCGTTTGGACCGACCCGGCAACGGGGCTGCAGGTGCGCTGCGTTGGTATTGAGTATCAGGATTTCCAGGCGATCGAGTGGACGGTGTACTTCAAGAACACGGGCAAGCAGAACACACCGATCATACAAGATGTGCATGGATTGGATCTCAGCTTCCAGCGAAGTCCGGGTGGTGAGTTCGTTCTTCATGGCACCAAAGGCGACTGGTGCGCGACCGACAGTTTCGAGCCTTTTCACCAAACTCTGGAAGCCAAGACCACCAAACGGTTTGCTCCCTTCGGCGGACGACCAACCAACGCCGCCTTTCCCTACTACAATCTGCAAATGCCAGGCGGCGGAGTATTTCTCGCTATCGGGTGGCCGGGTCAGTGGGCTGGTTCGTTCGTGCGTGACGCGGAGCGTGGTCTGCACATTACGGCCGGCCAGGAACTCACCCATCTGTCCCTGAAACCCGGCGAGGAGATCCGTTCGCCCTTGATCGCAATGCTCTTCTGGCAGGGAACGGACACGGTGACGGCCCAAAACCTCTGGCGACGCTGGATGTTCGCGCACAATCTCCCGCGAACGGCTGACGGAAAACTGCCACCCACGCAGATCGTCGCGTGCAGTTCCCATCAGTTCAAGGAGATGACGCAGGCCAATGAGGAGAACCAGAAGTTGTTCGTGGACCGGTATCTCGAAGAAGGAATGAAACTGGACTACTGGTGGATGGATGCCGGCTGGTATCCCTGTGGCGGCGAGTGGGTGAACACCGGCACTTGGGAACCGGATGCGGCGCGTTTCCCCAAAGGACTCCGCGCGGTCAGCGACCACGCCCGCGCCAAAGGCATCAAAACCATCGTCTGGTTCGAACCCGAACGGGTGGGTGATGCCAACTCTTGGATCGGCAAGAATCATCCCGAATGGTTGCTCTCGAAAAAGGCGAAGACGCCCGCCGCGCCGCAAGGTGGCGCCTTTGGCAGTGGTCCGGGCAGTCTGTTGAACCTCGGCAATCCCGAGGCGTTGAGTTGGCTCATCAATCATGTGGACCGGACCTTGCGGGAACAGGGCATTGATTTCTACCGGCAGGACTTCAACATGGATCCGCTCCCGTTCTGGCTGGGGGCCGATTCCGCCGATCGCCAGGGCATGACCGAGAACCTCTACGTCCAGGGCTATCTCGCCTACTGGGACGGACTCCGCCAGCGCCATCCCAATTTGCGCATTGACTCCTGCGCCTCGGGCGGCCGGCGCGATGATCTTGAAACCCTGCGGCGGGCCGTGCCGTTGATTCGGAGCGATTTTCTCTTTGAGCCGACGAGCCAGCAGAACCATCACTTCGCCTTCGCCTCGTGGATCCCGTATCACGGTGCCGGCTATGTGGTCGGGCATTCAGCGATTGGACAAAACGGCCAAGCCGACGTTGATGCGTACGGCTTCCGCGCCAACATGTCGCCGAGTTTGACCCTTTGCTACGACATGCGGAAGAAGGATCTGAATTACAAGCTCGCGCGCCGCCTGTTTGCGCAACTCAAACAGATCGGTCCGAACTATTTGGGCGACTTCTATCCGCTGACCCCCTACAATCTGGCGAATGACGTTTGGCTGGCCTGGCAATATGATCGTCCGGAAGTTGGCGAAGGCGTGGTGCAGGCGTTCCGCCGCCCGGATTCCAATTTCGAGGCGGGACGTTTCAAGCTTTGTGGACTGGATTCTGCCGCCCGCTACACTGTGACCGATCTCGACCGCCCAGATGAGGTGCAAACCTTGACCGGCGAGGAACTCATGAAGCGCGGCCTGCTCGTCACGATCCGCGAACGACCCGGCGCGTTGGTCATCACTTACAAGCAGGTGAAGTGA